The Micromonospora sp. NBC_00421 genome contains a region encoding:
- a CDS encoding GntR family transcriptional regulator — MFNRGRPPQDPDGDRAEMTEDLGARAPKYLQIAAQLRREVREGRFKPDNRLPAETALAERFRVSPVTLRNAIGVLRAEGLIESRHGVGTFVRESRRLHRRSRDRYGRARQDQQLLTSHLRHEIVFAGRVPVPAHIAEVMGVEPDTEVVVRRRHLFGRETDKPEEIGASYLPAEIAAGTFLEEPTVTAKGLFLCVEDLSGKRYATARDQWIARLPTAEESAVLGLSTGAPVMHVIHTARAEDDTILEVSESIWPADRIMIIDEYAVEPTASAPDAPSDV; from the coding sequence GTGTTCAACAGGGGTAGACCTCCACAGGACCCAGACGGAGATAGGGCGGAGATGACCGAGGATCTTGGTGCCAGGGCACCGAAGTACCTACAGATCGCGGCTCAGCTGCGGCGGGAGGTCCGCGAGGGCAGATTCAAGCCGGACAACCGCCTGCCCGCCGAGACAGCTCTCGCGGAGCGGTTCCGGGTCAGCCCGGTAACCCTCCGGAATGCCATCGGCGTCCTTCGCGCCGAAGGGCTGATCGAGTCCCGGCACGGCGTCGGCACGTTCGTCCGCGAGAGCCGGAGACTGCACCGCCGATCCCGCGACCGCTACGGACGTGCCCGCCAGGACCAGCAACTCCTGACCTCACACCTCCGACACGAGATCGTCTTCGCCGGCCGCGTGCCTGTCCCCGCCCACATCGCCGAGGTCATGGGCGTCGAGCCCGACACGGAGGTGGTGGTTCGCCGCCGCCACCTCTTCGGACGGGAGACCGACAAGCCCGAGGAGATCGGTGCCAGCTACCTACCCGCCGAGATCGCCGCCGGCACCTTCCTGGAGGAGCCCACGGTGACGGCCAAGGGCCTGTTCCTCTGCGTCGAAGACCTGAGCGGCAAGCGCTACGCGACGGCACGGGACCAGTGGATCGCCCGCCTCCCCACCGCCGAGGAATCGGCAGTCCTCGGGCTTTCCACAGGTGCCCCGGTCATGCACGTGATCCACACGGCCCGAGCCGAGGACGACACCATCCTCGAAGTATCCGAATCGATCTGGCCCGCCGACCGAATCATGATCATCGACGAGTATGCCGTGGAGCCGACGGCCAGTGCGCCGGACGCGCCGTCCGACGTCTGA
- a CDS encoding precorrin-4 C11-methyltransferase, translated as MSEGGRPVVCPAWCRGCGPNDPMHRGFLATVGRERTGWVNLQLLVDRFIRREPSIKLDATRYGGTQAVLLSSGQVDRLIEELTQARRLMRAPVGPSGQAGERR; from the coding sequence ATGAGTGAGGGTGGCCGGCCGGTGGTCTGCCCGGCGTGGTGTCGGGGGTGCGGGCCGAACGATCCGATGCACAGGGGGTTCCTCGCCACCGTGGGGCGGGAGCGGACCGGCTGGGTGAACCTGCAACTGCTCGTCGACCGGTTCATCAGGCGCGAACCGTCGATCAAGCTGGACGCCACCCGGTACGGCGGCACCCAGGCCGTGCTGCTGTCGAGCGGGCAGGTCGACCGGCTCATCGAGGAGTTGACCCAGGCGCGGCGGCTCATGCGGGCACCGGTCGGCCCGTCGGGGCAGGCGGGGGAGCGGCGGTGA
- a CDS encoding DapH/DapD/GlmU-related protein — protein MADDRFMRIHSPEFQAMAARVLRATELTSRLNVLPFEDEAGRAELLTQLLGRPMPARVTIYPPFYTDHGLNLDLAERVFVNQNCTFLDYAGIRLGEGVMVGPKATFITLGHPVDPVQRREWLTGAPIDIAENVWIGAGATILPGVRIGRDAVVAAGAVVADDIPPATLVTGPKATVRRQW, from the coding sequence ATGGCCGACGACCGCTTCATGCGTATCCACAGCCCCGAGTTCCAGGCGATGGCGGCGAGGGTGCTGCGGGCCACCGAGCTGACCTCCCGGCTGAACGTGCTGCCGTTCGAGGACGAAGCCGGTCGGGCCGAGCTGCTGACCCAGCTTCTCGGCCGACCGATGCCGGCGCGGGTCACCATCTATCCGCCGTTCTACACCGACCACGGTCTCAATCTGGACCTCGCGGAGCGGGTGTTCGTCAACCAGAACTGCACGTTCCTCGACTATGCCGGCATCCGGCTCGGCGAGGGCGTGATGGTCGGCCCGAAGGCCACCTTCATCACCCTCGGCCACCCGGTCGACCCCGTGCAGCGGCGGGAGTGGCTGACCGGAGCGCCCATCGACATCGCGGAGAACGTCTGGATCGGGGCCGGCGCGACGATCCTCCCCGGCGTCCGCATCGGCCGCGACGCCGTGGTGGCGGCCGGCGCGGTGGTCGCCGACGACATCCCGCCCGCCACCCTGGTCACCGGCCCCAAA
- a CDS encoding 2'-5' RNA ligase family protein: MALVDLPPGQHADRVRNHWWWRPGWRVGRRFYAFHVTFENQHELYRLADSYRSALSAAPALTLIPDRWLHLTMQGIGFTDEVADERLAAIIDEARGQLARLSPIDVQFSEVVVADEAIVMPATPAEAVHRLRTTTRAAIGHVLGDTNVPEDPLRFRPHVSVAYLTSEGSAEPYVQAVAATQPRPAAVRITHVDVIDMHRDRQMYEWSLITGLPLEGSTRTHTSEFGPGHPDDAAAHAGRRERLDHGIPVEG, from the coding sequence GTGGCGCTCGTAGACCTGCCACCCGGGCAGCACGCCGATCGGGTCCGTAACCACTGGTGGTGGCGACCCGGCTGGCGCGTCGGCAGGCGCTTCTACGCCTTCCATGTCACCTTCGAGAACCAACATGAGCTGTACCGCCTGGCCGACTCCTACCGGTCGGCACTGAGCGCGGCACCTGCCCTGACTCTCATCCCTGACCGGTGGTTGCACCTCACCATGCAGGGCATCGGCTTCACCGACGAGGTTGCCGACGAGAGGTTGGCGGCGATCATCGACGAGGCCCGGGGCCAGCTCGCCCGCCTGAGTCCGATCGATGTCCAGTTCAGTGAGGTCGTCGTCGCGGACGAGGCCATCGTCATGCCGGCGACGCCAGCAGAAGCCGTGCACCGGCTCCGCACCACCACCCGAGCCGCCATTGGCCACGTTCTCGGCGACACGAACGTACCCGAAGATCCCCTCCGGTTCCGGCCACACGTCAGCGTCGCGTACCTGACGAGCGAAGGGTCAGCCGAGCCCTACGTTCAGGCCGTCGCGGCGACCCAGCCCAGGCCCGCCGCCGTTCGGATCACCCACGTCGACGTCATCGACATGCACCGAGACCGGCAGATGTACGAGTGGTCTCTGATCACTGGGCTACCGCTCGAAGGCTCTACACGAACCCACACCAGCGAATTCGGCCCAGGGCACCCAGATGACGCAGCCGCTCATGCTGGCCGACGTGAGCGGCTGGACCACGGGATACCCGTTGAAGGCTGA